One window of Mediterraneibacter gnavus ATCC 29149 genomic DNA carries:
- a CDS encoding metallophosphoesterase family protein produces MRVLIVSDTHGRHTSLDRALKEAGEIDMFIHLGDVEGGEDYIEAVVECEKHMIRGNNDFFSYLPAEEEFWIGKKKVFITHGHSYYVSMETEQIREEGAARNADIIMFGHTHRPYFEERDGITVLNPGSLSFPRQEGRKSSYMILETDGEEKYEFVQHFL; encoded by the coding sequence ATGAGAGTATTGATCGTCAGTGATACTCATGGAAGACATACAAGTCTTGACAGGGCGCTGAAAGAGGCCGGAGAGATCGACATGTTTATCCATCTGGGAGATGTAGAAGGCGGAGAAGATTATATTGAGGCTGTTGTAGAATGTGAAAAACATATGATAAGAGGAAATAATGACTTTTTCTCCTATCTTCCGGCGGAAGAAGAGTTCTGGATCGGAAAGAAGAAAGTGTTTATTACTCATGGACACAGTTATTATGTTTCAATGGAGACAGAGCAGATTCGGGAGGAAGGGGCTGCAAGAAATGCGGACATTATTATGTTCGGTCACACCCATCGCCCGTATTTTGAAGAAAGAGACGGGATTACTGTGTTAAATCCGGGAAGTCTGTCTTTTCCGAGGCAGGAAGGAAGAAAGAGCAGTTACATGATTCTGGAGACAGATGGAGAAGAAAAATATGAATTTGT
- a CDS encoding XTP/dITP diphosphatase: MEKRIIFATGNQNKMKEIHMILADLGMPIYSMKEAGIDIDIVEDGTTFEENAQIKAKAIAKYLPDDIILADDSGLEIDYLNKEPGIYSARYAGVDTSYDIKNQMLLDRLKGVPDEKRTARFVCAIAAAFPDGTVETVRGTIEGMIGYEIAGEHGFGYDPIFYVPEYGCTTAEMDPVQKNELSHRGRALRAMRAIMEVKEREE, encoded by the coding sequence ATGGAAAAGAGAATTATTTTTGCAACCGGAAATCAGAATAAGATGAAAGAGATCCATATGATCCTGGCTGATCTGGGAATGCCGATCTATTCTATGAAAGAAGCTGGAATTGATATTGATATCGTAGAGGATGGAACCACATTTGAGGAAAACGCACAGATTAAGGCAAAGGCAATCGCAAAGTACTTGCCGGATGATATTATTCTGGCAGATGATTCCGGGCTTGAGATTGATTATCTGAATAAGGAGCCGGGAATTTATTCGGCCAGATATGCGGGAGTTGATACTTCCTATGATATCAAGAATCAGATGCTTCTGGACAGGCTTAAAGGAGTGCCGGATGAAAAGCGTACCGCAAGGTTTGTCTGTGCCATTGCGGCGGCATTTCCGGATGGTACAGTAGAAACTGTTCGTGGTACGATCGAAGGAATGATCGGATATGAGATTGCAGGAGAACATGGATTCGGATACGATCCGATTTTCTATGTTCCAGAGTATGGCTGCACAACAGCAGAGATGGACCCGGTACAGAAAAATGAACTCAGTCACAGGGGACGTGCACTTCGTGCCATGCGTGCGATTATGGAAGTAAAAGAGAGAGAAGAATAG
- a CDS encoding THUMP domain-containing class I SAM-dependent RNA methyltransferase, which translates to MERFELIAPCHFGLEAVLKREILDLGYEISQVEDGRVTFYGDAEAVCRANVFLRTAERILIKAGSFKAVTFDELFEKTKQIPWEHYIPRDGKFWVTKAASVKSKLFSPSDIQSIMKKAMVERLKSCYHISWFEESGASYPVRVFLMKDIVTVGIDTSGVSLHKRGYRQLSSKAPITETLAAALIMLTPWKKDRILVDPFCGSGTFPIEAAMMAANIAPGMNRSFTAEEWTNLIPKKEWYDAVNEANDLIQDDVEVDIQGYDIDPDVVRAARKNAEDAGVDHMIHFQQRAVQDLRHPKKYGFIITNPPYGERLEEKKELPKLYSDFGESFRILDSWSAYMITSYEDAERYFGRKADKNRKIYNGMLKTYFYQFMGPRPPKAKK; encoded by the coding sequence ATGGAAAGATTTGAATTGATAGCACCGTGTCATTTTGGACTCGAAGCGGTGCTCAAAAGAGAAATTCTGGATCTGGGATATGAAATCTCCCAGGTGGAAGACGGACGTGTTACTTTTTATGGAGATGCAGAAGCCGTATGCAGAGCGAATGTATTTTTGCGGACAGCAGAGCGTATTTTGATCAAGGCAGGATCATTTAAGGCGGTTACATTTGATGAATTGTTTGAAAAGACCAAGCAGATCCCCTGGGAGCATTATATCCCGCGAGATGGAAAGTTCTGGGTGACGAAGGCTGCATCGGTAAAAAGCAAGCTGTTCAGTCCATCGGATATTCAGTCAATCATGAAGAAAGCGATGGTGGAGCGGTTGAAGAGCTGCTACCATATTTCCTGGTTTGAGGAAAGTGGAGCATCCTACCCGGTGAGAGTGTTTCTTATGAAAGATATTGTCACGGTAGGGATTGATACATCCGGGGTTTCACTTCATAAGAGAGGATACCGGCAGCTGTCAAGCAAAGCGCCGATCACAGAGACACTGGCGGCGGCACTGATCATGCTGACGCCATGGAAGAAAGATCGTATCCTGGTGGATCCGTTCTGTGGAAGCGGAACATTTCCGATTGAAGCGGCGATGATGGCAGCAAACATTGCGCCGGGTATGAATCGTTCTTTTACTGCCGAGGAATGGACCAATCTGATTCCAAAGAAAGAATGGTATGACGCTGTCAATGAGGCGAATGACCTGATACAGGACGACGTGGAAGTAGACATCCAGGGATATGATATTGATCCGGACGTGGTAAGAGCGGCGAGAAAGAATGCAGAAGATGCAGGCGTGGATCATATGATCCATTTTCAGCAGAGAGCCGTGCAGGATCTGCGCCATCCGAAGAAATACGGTTTTATCATCACAAATCCGCCGTATGGAGAGCGTCTTGAGGAGAAAAAGGAACTTCCGAAGTTATACTCTGATTTTGGAGAAAGTTTCCGTATTCTGGATTCATGGTCAGCGTATATGATCACAAGCTATGAAGATGCAGAGCGCTATTTTGGAAGAAAAGCAGACAAAAACAGAAAAATCTACAATGGAATGCTGAAGACATATTTTTACCAGTTTATGGGACCGAGACCGCCAAAAGCAAAGAAATAG